A region from the Rosa rugosa chromosome 6, drRosRugo1.1, whole genome shotgun sequence genome encodes:
- the LOC133714655 gene encoding uncharacterized protein LOC133714655 produces MSLPWVERYVITTCQTVFCNFRYKLKKHFEKFSTIEEAIENKHDDVKTQEEWEFLCARFSSEKFQIRSEKNAINRSKLTHHHKAGSKSFMSHQEQIAAQTGEMQDAIDRFETEYKSTKKGWDLGGEQKQSGMK; encoded by the exons ATGTCTCTCCCTTGGGTCGAGAGATATGTAATTACAACATGTCAGActgtattttgtaattttcgttaTAAGTTGAAGAAACATTTTGAGAAATTTTCAACAATCGAGGAAGCAATTGAAAACAAACACGATGATGTCAAGACTCAGGAAGAATGGGAGTTTCTCTGTGCTCGTTTTTCTAGTGAAAAGTTTCAG ATTCGTTCAGAGAAGAATGCTATAAATAGGTCAAAGTTGACACATCACCACAAAGCTGGGTCAAAGTCATTTATGTCTCACCAAGAGCAAATT GCAGCACAGACTGGAGAGATGCAAGATGCAATTGATCGCTTTGAAACAGAGTACAAAAGCACTAAAAAAGGTTGGGACTTGGGAGGGGAGCAAAAGCAAAGTGG GATGAAATGA
- the LOC133714651 gene encoding cytochrome P450 CYP82D47-like produces the protein MEFLLPSSICDPTTILAFFLFLFSFVWISKYLQKREPPKAAGAWPILGHLPLLGGPQPPHITLGNMADKYGPLFTIKLGVHRALVVSSWDVAKECLTTNDKAFANRPKALYSEIMGYDYAIFGLSPYGPYWRQMRKITTLHILSNHKLELLNHVRESEVKVSTKHIFDMRERNKGVSDKVLVDMKRWFTDLTLNVMFRMVVGKRFSGANSAQENEENECFRKALREFLRLGGEFVISDAVPFLRWLDWGGYEKAMKKTAKELDGALQKWLEEHKHKRSTDSLQHDCERDFMDMMLTVLDDDSREEFAGSIPADSIITCLAVLLGGTDTSTVTLTWALSLLLNNPEVLKKAQLELDNHVGRERQVNESDVKNLVYLQAIIKETLRLYPAAPLSVPHESREDCRIGNYHVTSGTRLLINLSKIHRDPNVWLEPCLFQPERFLTTHKNVNVRGQSFEFIPFGSGRRICPGISLALQVTQLTLAHLLHGFEITAPSDEPLDMGESSGITNMKITPLEVFLTPRLHPKLYENVD, from the exons ATGGAGTTTCTGCTTCCATCTTCTATATGTGATCCAACTACCATCTTAgcattttttctctttctgttcTCTTTCGTATGGATATCAAAATACTTGCAGAAAAGAGAACCCCCGAAAGCGGCTGGTGCATGGCCAATACTCGGCCACCTTCCCCTCTTAGGAGGGCCTCAACCGCCCCACATAACCCTAGGGAACATGGCTGACAAGTACGGACCGCTCTTCACTATCAAGCTTGGTGTGCACCGAGCTCTTGTTGTAAGCAGTTGGGATGTGGCTAAAGAATGTCTCACCACTAATGATAAAGCTTTTGCCAACCGCCCGAAAGCTTTATACTCAGAGATTATGGGGTACGACTATGCCATATTCGGTCTTAGCCCTTACGGACCTTACTGGCGCCAGATGCGAAAGATAACCACGCTGCACATCCTCTCCAACCACAAGTTGGAGTTGCTCAACCACGTCCGAGAATCGGAGGTGAAGGTGTCAACCAAACATATATTTGATATGCGGGAGCGAAACAAAGGTGTCTCAGATAAGGTGTTGGTGGACATGAAGAGGTGGTTTACAGACTTAACTTTAAATGTCATGTTCAGGATGGTTGTTGGAAAGCGATTTTCTGGGGCTAACTCGGCGCAAGAGAATGAAGAGAATGAATGCTTTCGGAAGGCGTTGAGGGAATTTTTAAGATTGGGTGGCGAATTTGTAATCTCAGATGCAGTTCCATTTCTTAGGTGGTTGGATTGGGGAGGTTATGAGAAAGCCATGAAGAAGACAGCTAAAGAACTCGATGGTGCGCTTCAAAAATGGTTAGAAGAGCATAAGCACAAGAGAAGTACTGATTCTTTGCAACATGATTGTGAGCGTGACTTCATGGATATGATGCTTACCGTCCTTGATGATGATAGCAGAGAAGAGTTTGCTGGTTCAATTCCTGCTGATTCAATTATCACATGCCTG GCGGTTCTTCTAGGAGGGACAGATACCTCAACAGTGACATTAACCTGGGCTCTTTCTTTATTACTCAACAATCCTGAAGTCCTGAAGAAGGCTCAACTTGAGTTGGACAACCATGTTGGTAGGGAAAGGCAAGTGAACGAATCAGATGTGAAGAACCTAGTCTATCTCCAAGCCATTATCAAGGAAACCTTGCGGCTATACCCAGCTGCACCTCTCTCAGTACCACATGAATCCAGAGAAGACTGCAGAATAGGTAACTATCATGTAACCTCAGGCACACGTCTTCTTATCAACCTTTCGAAGATTCATCGTGATCCAAATGTCTGGCTCGAGCCTTGTCTATTCCAACCAGAAAGGTTTCTTACAACTCACAAGAATGTTAATGTTAGGGGCcagagttttgaatttataCCATTTGGAAGTGGTAGACGAATATGTCCAGGAATATCTCTAGCACTTCAAGTTACTCAACTTACATTGGCTCATTTGCTTCATGGGTTTGAAATTACAGCCCCATCTGATGAACCACTTGATATGGGTGAGAGTTCAGGAATAACAAACATGAAGATAACCCCACTGGAGGTCTTTCTCACCCCACGCCTACATCCTAAACTTTATGAAAATGTTGACTAG
- the LOC133714652 gene encoding E3 ubiquitin-protein ligase SINAT3-like, which produces MKMDPENMEIVPPSDLMDDDEIHGRPRQLYTVPKPHNNGNNVPGTTSVHELLECPVCTNSMYPPIHQCHNGHTLCSTCKTRVHNRCPTCRQELGDIRCLALEKVAESLELPCKYCSLGCPEIFPYYSKLKHEAVCNFRPYNCPYAGSDCSVVGDIPFLVAHLRDDHKVDMHSGCTFNHRYVKSNPREVENATWMLTVFHCFGQYFCLHFEAFQLGMAPVYMAFLRFMGDETEARNYTYSLEVGGNGRKIIWEGNPRSIRDSHKKVRDSHDGLIIQRNMALFFSGGDRKELKLRVTGRIWKEQQNPEGGACIIPLCS; this is translated from the exons ATGAAAATGGACCCAGAAAACATGGAGATTGTTCCACCGTCGGATTTGATGGACGACGACGAGATCCACGGCCGTCCTCGCCAGTTATATACAGTTCCAAAGCCTCACAACAATGGCAATAACGTTCCGGGAACCACCAGTGTTCATGAGCTTCTTGAATGTCCTGTTTGCACAAATTCAATGTACCCTCCAATCCATCAG TGCCATAACGGGCATACCCTTTGTTCCACCTGTAAAACAAGAGTGCATAATCGGTGCCCAACTTGTAGACAGGAGCTTGGTGACATAAGGTGTTTAGCACTGGAGAAGGTAGCTGAATCACTTGAACTGCCTTGCAAGTACTGCTCGCTTGGGTGCCCGGAGATATTCCCATATTACAGTAAACTGAAACATGAGGCTGTCTGTAACTTCAGACCATACAACTGTCCTTATGCTGGATCAGACTGCTCTGTTGTTGGGGATATTCCATTCCTTGTTGCTCATCTACGGGATGACCACAAGGTGGACATGCATTCTGGATGTACTTTTAACCATCGTTACGTTAAGTCTAATCCCCGCGAAGTAGAAAATGCCACATGGATGTTAACT GTTTTCCACTGCTTTGGTCAGTACTTCTGTCTCCATTTTGAAGCATTCCAGCTCGGTATGGCTCCTGTTTACATGGCATTTCTACGTTTCATGGGGGATGAAACAGAAGCTCGGAACTACACCTACAGCCTTGAGGTTGGAGGAAATGGCCGAAAGATCATATGGGAAGGAAATCCAAGAAGCATAAGGGATAGCCACAAGAAGGTTAGGGACAGCCATGATGGCCTCATAATACAGCGCAACATGGCGCTTTTCTTCTCTGGTGGGGATAGGAAAGAGCTGAAGCTGCGAGTTACAGGACGGATATGGAAGGAACAGCAGAACCCAGAAGGCGGTGCCTGCATCATACCTCTCTGTAGTTAG
- the LOC133715749 gene encoding UV-stimulated scaffold protein A homolog, producing the protein MEEEEEGGRGGGKVRVLIEKATESIEPEVDPRLLKAIKAVVRRSDSELRLAAHLLMDLMKRDHSQVRYLTLLIIDELFMRSKLFRGLVVENMDQLLTLSVGFRRNLPLPAPANVAATLRLKAIEFLEKWNASYGVHYRQIRLGFEYLKNTLKFQFPNLQANAARVQQERRERERKSKEILLKKFQSLERSFGSIKEEIQSTVDEIGECLEIARAKEEHSKFIPLDDEDFEEIHSYELRQLRLQTLEEEDKIHENTENKVVFDALRELYKLLLTKHLVAVQEWITVLVRVELNDNRSRDSYLKEFIDIRNHIQSVKKKCEESGCTLLNATNPDEEDFWEEGNIGSVETGSSSRPSNNIEDLAGTSTCTSTSTSNEVKERISKAHGNVTNSKKTRSREGGVAKLDPLKSKLLAEAPEVNWGSYLDNWGSKRDVLANHRGLELESHWGRVDQDAVIPADKIAELNLQATVYKEKQVDIPPCRAPLSNGKLCQRKDLRVCPFHGPIIPRDDEGKPLNQNPSIDETTLDTGATGDNLVEQLAKQAVKNVREKDKELTRKREIDKQALKRAKLAKVREHNDLVLRDAAMASTSRSAAIGEDLEANPSSRNKKKTLAAMLKKKETPKDRLAQRLLNTRASAATVRQLTLGADTNYREAFPNQW; encoded by the exons atggaggaagaagaagagggaggaagaggaggagggaaGGTTAGGGTTTTGATCGAGAAGGCGACGGAGTCAATCGAACCAGAGGTCGACCCCCGCCTCCTCAAGGCCATCAAGGCCGTCGTCCGCCGCTCCGATTCCGAGCTCCGACTCGCCGCCCATCTTCTCATGGACCTCATGAAGCGCGACCACTCTCAg GTGAGGTATTTAACGCTGCTGATAATTGATGAGCTTTTTATGCGGTCGAAGCTGTTTAGAGGCCTTGTGGTTGAGAATATGGATCAGTTGTTGACGTTAAGCGTCGGGTTTAGAAGGAATTTGCCACTGCCAGCTCCGGCAAATGTTGCGGCTACCCTGCGTTTGAAGGCGATTGAGTTTTTGGAGAAGTGGAATGCTTCGTATGGTGTTCATTATAGGCAGATTAGGTTAGGGTTTGAGTACCTTAAGAACACGCTTAAGTTTCAGTTCCCGAATCTACAGGCAAATGCGGCGCGGGTTCAGCAGGAgaggagggagagggagaggaagtCGAAGGAGATTTTGCTGAAGAAGTTTCAGAGTTTGGAGAGGAGTTTTGGATCGATAAAGGAAGAGATACAGTCGACGGTTGATGAGATTGGGGAGTGTTTAGAAATTGCACGTGCTAAAGAGGAACATTCAAAGTTTATTCCTTTAGATGATGAAGATTTTGAAGAGATTCATTCTTATGAGTTACGGCAGTTGCGTTTGCAAAcgttggaagaagaagataaaattcATGAGAATACTGAAAACAAAGTGGTTTTTGATGCACTCAGGGAGCTTTACAAGCTTTTGTTAACAAAGCATTTGGTTGCGGTCCAAGAATGGATAACTGTTCTTGTAAGGGTTGAACTGAATGATAACAGGTCCAGAGATTCCTATTTGAAGGAGTTCATTGATATCCGGAATCATATTCAGTCAGTCAAGAAGAAGTGTGAAGAATCAGGTTGCACTCTTCTAAACGCTACAAATcctgatgaagaagatttttgggAGGAAGGCAATATCGGATCAGTTGAGACTGGGAGTTCTAGTCGTCCCAGTAACAACATTGAAGATCTTGCTGGGACATCCACATGCACATCTACATCTACATCCAATGAGGTAAAAGAGAGAATTTCTAAAGCACATGGTAATGTGACAAACAGCAAAAAAACTCGCAGTCGTGAAGGTGGTGTAGCCAAGTTAGATCCTCTGAAGAGTAAGCTTTTGGCTGAAGCTCCAGAGGTGAACTGGGGCTCTTATTTGGATAACTGGGGTTCAAAGAGAGATGTattggctaaccaccggggtTTGGAGCTTGAAAGTCATTGGGGCAGAGTAGATCAGGATGCAGTTATCCCAGCAGATAAGATTGCAGAGTTAAATCTTCAGGCTACTGTATACAAAGAAAAGCAAGTTGATATTCCACCATGCCGAGCTCCATTAAGTAATGGAAAACTTTGTCAGAGAAAAGACTTGAGAGTTTGTCCATTTCATGGACCTATTATTCCCAGAGATGATGAGGGGAAGCCTCTGAATCAGAACCCTTCTATAGATGAGACAACTCTGGATACAGGGGCCACAGGGGACAATCTAGTAGAGCAGTTGGCGAAACAAGCCGTGAAGAATGTTCGTGAGAAAGATAAAGAGTTAACAAGGAAGAGAGAAATTGATAAACAGGCACTGAAGCGTGCAAAGCTTGCGAAAGTACGAGAACACAATGATTTGGTTTTACGTGATGCTGCTATGGCTTCGACTTCTAGATCTGCAGCTATCGGAGAAGATTTGGAGGCAAACCCATCAtccagaaacaaaaagaaaaccctTGCAGCCAtgctgaagaagaaagaaacaccAAAAGATAGATTAGCTCAGAGGCTTTTAAACACACGAGCGAGTGCTGCCACTGTAAGACAGCTTACCTTGGGGGCGGATACTAATTACAGAGAAGCCTTCCCGAATCAGTGGTGA
- the LOC133716008 gene encoding uncharacterized protein LOC133716008 isoform X2, with translation MKREWVLTFFKIEYLIIKSEALVMMFLMLGCHCVVGRQRSSKLWYSSSSTDNDTNDTKKVGAEEDFYDFLRWLERYEMEAQGVDPKRGWGFRGMHKWQPPDQQQMMMIHLKNLYIVIPASAKKFYF, from the exons ATGAAGAGAGAATGGGTACTTACCTTCTTCAAAATTGAGTACTTGATCATAAAGAGTGAGGCTTTGGTTATGATGTTTTTGATGTTGGGTTGTCATTGCG TGGTGGGCAGGCAAAGAAGCTCAAAGTTGTGGTACTCGAGCAGCTCAACCGACAATGACACTAATGACACAAAGAAAGTTGGTGCTGAAGAAGATTTTTACGATTTTCTTAGGTGGCTTGAAAGATATGAAATGGAAGCCCAAGGTGTGGATCCCAAGAGGGGTTGGGGATTTCGTGGTATGCACAAG TGGCAGCCCCCAGATCAACAGCAGATGATGATGATACATCTGAAGAACTTATATATAGTAATACCAGCGTCTGCTAAAAAATTTTACTTTTGA
- the LOC133716008 gene encoding uncharacterized protein LOC133716008 isoform X1: MKREWVLTFFKIEYLIIKSEALVMMFLMLGCHCVVGRQRSSKLWYSSSSTDNDTNDTKKVGAEEDFYDFLRWLERYEMEAQGVDPKRGWGFRGMHKGWKESASYMLLFDHIQDYISTATSVTLFFSYHPIFQWQPPDQQQMMMIHLKNLYIVIPASAKKFYF, encoded by the exons ATGAAGAGAGAATGGGTACTTACCTTCTTCAAAATTGAGTACTTGATCATAAAGAGTGAGGCTTTGGTTATGATGTTTTTGATGTTGGGTTGTCATTGCG TGGTGGGCAGGCAAAGAAGCTCAAAGTTGTGGTACTCGAGCAGCTCAACCGACAATGACACTAATGACACAAAGAAAGTTGGTGCTGAAGAAGATTTTTACGATTTTCTTAGGTGGCTTGAAAGATATGAAATGGAAGCCCAAGGTGTGGATCCCAAGAGGGGTTGGGGATTTCGTGGTATGCACAAG GGTTGGAAGGAAAGTGCTTCTTATATGTTACTGTTTGATCATATTCAAGATTACATTTCAACGGCAACTTCAGTCACTCTTTTCTTCTCTTACCATCCAATCTTTCAGTGGCAGCCCCCAGATCAACAGCAGATGATGATGATACATCTGAAGAACTTATATATAGTAATACCAGCGTCTGCTAAAAAATTTTACTTTTGA
- the LOC133714589 gene encoding mavicyanin-like, producing the protein MAGYNNITAAFAVMVIAFLVFRPASMVVLADYIFAVGEDTGWNDQRYDYQAWADNYFYNPGDTLFFLYDPGLYDVVVAGSAELFDACSIDHNLGFYHTGRDELVLPTPGTYYFFDRATCKDFHMKFYVNVN; encoded by the exons ATGGCAGGATACAATAATATTACTGCTGCATTTGCTGTGATGGTGATAGCTTTTTTGGTTTTCCGGCCGGCAAGCATGGTAGTGTTGGCAGATTATATCTTTGCTGTCGGAGAAGACACTGGCTGGAATGATCAACGTTATGATTACCAGGCTTGGGCTGATAACTATTTTTACAATCCTGGAGATACGCTAT ttttcttGTACGATCCAGGTCTATATGACGTTGTTGTTGCAGGCAGTGCTGAGTTGTTTGATGCATGTTCTATCGATCACAACTTGGGTTTTTATCATACTGGCCGGGACGAGTTAGTCTTGCCAACCCCTGGGACCTATTATTTCTTTGATAGGGCCACATGCAAAGATTTTCACATGAAGTTCTACGTGAATG